The following coding sequences lie in one Hippopotamus amphibius kiboko isolate mHipAmp2 chromosome 17, mHipAmp2.hap2, whole genome shotgun sequence genomic window:
- the TTC19 gene encoding tetratricopeptide repeat protein 19, mitochondrial isoform X3, producing MKDEPEEAELLLHGALRLAHESGNKEAITYTYDLEDNAIIEISLKLATIYAAQNRQELALAGYEFCISTLEGKVEREKELSEDTLSVEEKANTHLLLGMCLDTYARYLLFSKQPAEAQKVYEKALQIAEEILGERHPQTIVLLSDLATALDAQGRSDEACVHAQRAADLARQVEHPELHVLLSNLAAVLMHRERYTQAEEIYQEALTRAKLKRDEVSVQHIREELAQLSRQRSALL from the exons ATGAAGGATGAGCCAGAAGAGGCAGAGCTACTTCTGCATGGTGCCCTTCGCCTTGCCCACGAGAGCGGTAACAAGGAGGCCATCACTTATACTTACGATTTG GAAGACAATGCAATAATAGAGATCTCGTTAAAGCTGGCCACAATTTATGCTGCTCAGAATAG ACAGGAACTGGCTCTTGCCGGCTACGAATTCTGCATTTCAACTCTGGAGGGAAAagttgaaagagaaaaggaattatCAGAAGACACTTTGTCAG TGGAAGAGAAAGCCAACACCCACCTCCTCTTGGGCATGTGCCTAGACACCTATGCCCGCTACCTTCTGTTCTCCAAGCAGCCGGCAGAGGCACAAAAGGTGTATGAAAAAGCTTTGCAGATTGCTGAAGAAATACTAGGAGAAAGACACCCACAG ACCATCGTGCTGCTGAGCGACCTGGCCACCGCCCTGGATGCGCAGGGCCGCTCTGACGAGGCCTGTGTCCACGCGCAGAGGGCAGCCGACCTGGCGAGGCAGGTGGAGCACCCGGAGCTCCACGTGCTGCTCAGCAACCTGGCTGCGGTCCTGATGCACAGAG AACGATACACCCAAGCAGAAGAGATTTACCAGGAAGCTCTGACGCGCGCGAAGCTGAAGAGAGACGAGGTGTCTGTGCAGCACATCAGGGAGGAGCTGGCTCAGCTGTCAAGACAAAGGTCTGCTCTGTTGTAG
- the TTC19 gene encoding tetratricopeptide repeat protein 19, mitochondrial isoform X4: MKDEPEEAELLLHGALRLAHESGNKEAITYTYDLMANLAFIRGQLENAEKLFKATMSYLLGGGMQQEDNAIIEISLKLATIYAAQNRQELALAGYEFCISTLEGKVEREKELSEDTLSVEEKANTHLLLGMCLDTYARYLLFSKQPAEAQKVYEKALQIAEEILGERHPQTIVLLSDLATALDAQGRSDEACVHAQRAADLARQVEHPELHVLLSNLAAVLMHRERYTQAEEIYQEALTRAKLKRDEVSVQHIREELAQLSRQRSALL, from the exons ATGAAGGATGAGCCAGAAGAGGCAGAGCTACTTCTGCATGGTGCCCTTCGCCTTGCCCACGAGAGCGGTAACAAGGAGGCCATCACTTATACTTACGATTTG ATGGCCAACTTAGCGTTTATACGGGGTCAGCTTGAAAAT gcagaaaaactttttaaagcaacaatgagtTACCTGCTCGGAGGGGGCATGCAGCAG GAAGACAATGCAATAATAGAGATCTCGTTAAAGCTGGCCACAATTTATGCTGCTCAGAATAG ACAGGAACTGGCTCTTGCCGGCTACGAATTCTGCATTTCAACTCTGGAGGGAAAagttgaaagagaaaaggaattatCAGAAGACACTTTGTCAG TGGAAGAGAAAGCCAACACCCACCTCCTCTTGGGCATGTGCCTAGACACCTATGCCCGCTACCTTCTGTTCTCCAAGCAGCCGGCAGAGGCACAAAAGGTGTATGAAAAAGCTTTGCAGATTGCTGAAGAAATACTAGGAGAAAGACACCCACAG ACCATCGTGCTGCTGAGCGACCTGGCCACCGCCCTGGATGCGCAGGGCCGCTCTGACGAGGCCTGTGTCCACGCGCAGAGGGCAGCCGACCTGGCGAGGCAGGTGGAGCACCCGGAGCTCCACGTGCTGCTCAGCAACCTGGCTGCGGTCCTGATGCACAGAG AACGATACACCCAAGCAGAAGAGATTTACCAGGAAGCTCTGACGCGCGCGAAGCTGAAGAGAGACGAGGTGTCTGTGCAGCACATCAGGGAGGAGCTGGCTCAGCTGTCAAGACAAAGGTCTGCTCTGTTGTAG
- the TTC19 gene encoding tetratricopeptide repeat protein 19, mitochondrial isoform X5 translates to MKDEPEEAELLLHGALRLAHESGNKEAITYTYDLAEKLFKATMSYLLGGGMQQEDNAIIEISLKLATIYAAQNRQELALAGYEFCISTLEGKVEREKELSEDTLSVEEKANTHLLLGMCLDTYARYLLFSKQPAEAQKVYEKALQIAEEILGERHPQTIVLLSDLATALDAQGRSDEACVHAQRAADLARQVEHPELHVLLSNLAAVLMHRERYTQAEEIYQEALTRAKLKRDEVSVQHIREELAQLSRQRSALL, encoded by the exons ATGAAGGATGAGCCAGAAGAGGCAGAGCTACTTCTGCATGGTGCCCTTCGCCTTGCCCACGAGAGCGGTAACAAGGAGGCCATCACTTATACTTACGATTTG gcagaaaaactttttaaagcaacaatgagtTACCTGCTCGGAGGGGGCATGCAGCAG GAAGACAATGCAATAATAGAGATCTCGTTAAAGCTGGCCACAATTTATGCTGCTCAGAATAG ACAGGAACTGGCTCTTGCCGGCTACGAATTCTGCATTTCAACTCTGGAGGGAAAagttgaaagagaaaaggaattatCAGAAGACACTTTGTCAG TGGAAGAGAAAGCCAACACCCACCTCCTCTTGGGCATGTGCCTAGACACCTATGCCCGCTACCTTCTGTTCTCCAAGCAGCCGGCAGAGGCACAAAAGGTGTATGAAAAAGCTTTGCAGATTGCTGAAGAAATACTAGGAGAAAGACACCCACAG ACCATCGTGCTGCTGAGCGACCTGGCCACCGCCCTGGATGCGCAGGGCCGCTCTGACGAGGCCTGTGTCCACGCGCAGAGGGCAGCCGACCTGGCGAGGCAGGTGGAGCACCCGGAGCTCCACGTGCTGCTCAGCAACCTGGCTGCGGTCCTGATGCACAGAG AACGATACACCCAAGCAGAAGAGATTTACCAGGAAGCTCTGACGCGCGCGAAGCTGAAGAGAGACGAGGTGTCTGTGCAGCACATCAGGGAGGAGCTGGCTCAGCTGTCAAGACAAAGGTCTGCTCTGTTGTAG
- the TTC19 gene encoding tetratricopeptide repeat protein 19, mitochondrial isoform X1 — MSQKRQSYFCMVPFALPTRAMANLAFIRGQLENAEKLFKATMSYLLGGGMQQEDNAIIEISLKLATIYAAQNRQELALAGYEFCISTLEGKVEREKELSEDTLSVEEKANTHLLLGMCLDTYARYLLFSKQPAEAQKVYEKALQIAEEILGERHPQTIVLLSDLATALDAQGRSDEACVHAQRAADLARQVEHPELHVLLSNLAAVLMHRERYTQAEEIYQEALTRAKLKRDEVSVQHIREELAQLSRQRSALL, encoded by the exons ATGAGCCAGAAGAGGCAGAGCTACTTCTGCATGGTGCCCTTCGCCTTGCCCACGAGAGCG ATGGCCAACTTAGCGTTTATACGGGGTCAGCTTGAAAAT gcagaaaaactttttaaagcaacaatgagtTACCTGCTCGGAGGGGGCATGCAGCAG GAAGACAATGCAATAATAGAGATCTCGTTAAAGCTGGCCACAATTTATGCTGCTCAGAATAG ACAGGAACTGGCTCTTGCCGGCTACGAATTCTGCATTTCAACTCTGGAGGGAAAagttgaaagagaaaaggaattatCAGAAGACACTTTGTCAG TGGAAGAGAAAGCCAACACCCACCTCCTCTTGGGCATGTGCCTAGACACCTATGCCCGCTACCTTCTGTTCTCCAAGCAGCCGGCAGAGGCACAAAAGGTGTATGAAAAAGCTTTGCAGATTGCTGAAGAAATACTAGGAGAAAGACACCCACAG ACCATCGTGCTGCTGAGCGACCTGGCCACCGCCCTGGATGCGCAGGGCCGCTCTGACGAGGCCTGTGTCCACGCGCAGAGGGCAGCCGACCTGGCGAGGCAGGTGGAGCACCCGGAGCTCCACGTGCTGCTCAGCAACCTGGCTGCGGTCCTGATGCACAGAG AACGATACACCCAAGCAGAAGAGATTTACCAGGAAGCTCTGACGCGCGCGAAGCTGAAGAGAGACGAGGTGTCTGTGCAGCACATCAGGGAGGAGCTGGCTCAGCTGTCAAGACAAAGGTCTGCTCTGTTGTAG
- the TTC19 gene encoding tetratricopeptide repeat protein 19, mitochondrial isoform X2: MSQKRQSYFCMVPFALPTRAAEKLFKATMSYLLGGGMQQEDNAIIEISLKLATIYAAQNRQELALAGYEFCISTLEGKVEREKELSEDTLSVEEKANTHLLLGMCLDTYARYLLFSKQPAEAQKVYEKALQIAEEILGERHPQTIVLLSDLATALDAQGRSDEACVHAQRAADLARQVEHPELHVLLSNLAAVLMHRERYTQAEEIYQEALTRAKLKRDEVSVQHIREELAQLSRQRSALL, translated from the exons ATGAGCCAGAAGAGGCAGAGCTACTTCTGCATGGTGCCCTTCGCCTTGCCCACGAGAGCG gcagaaaaactttttaaagcaacaatgagtTACCTGCTCGGAGGGGGCATGCAGCAG GAAGACAATGCAATAATAGAGATCTCGTTAAAGCTGGCCACAATTTATGCTGCTCAGAATAG ACAGGAACTGGCTCTTGCCGGCTACGAATTCTGCATTTCAACTCTGGAGGGAAAagttgaaagagaaaaggaattatCAGAAGACACTTTGTCAG TGGAAGAGAAAGCCAACACCCACCTCCTCTTGGGCATGTGCCTAGACACCTATGCCCGCTACCTTCTGTTCTCCAAGCAGCCGGCAGAGGCACAAAAGGTGTATGAAAAAGCTTTGCAGATTGCTGAAGAAATACTAGGAGAAAGACACCCACAG ACCATCGTGCTGCTGAGCGACCTGGCCACCGCCCTGGATGCGCAGGGCCGCTCTGACGAGGCCTGTGTCCACGCGCAGAGGGCAGCCGACCTGGCGAGGCAGGTGGAGCACCCGGAGCTCCACGTGCTGCTCAGCAACCTGGCTGCGGTCCTGATGCACAGAG AACGATACACCCAAGCAGAAGAGATTTACCAGGAAGCTCTGACGCGCGCGAAGCTGAAGAGAGACGAGGTGTCTGTGCAGCACATCAGGGAGGAGCTGGCTCAGCTGTCAAGACAAAGGTCTGCTCTGTTGTAG